TGGATGAAGAGGGAAAAGGAAAAATTTAACCTTTTTGGAAGCCCAGATAGAACCCCACGACAAACGCCCCAGTTCCAGGAAGTATCCCCAGAACTTTGTCGGACAGGCCGATTATCTCACTTGTCCATCCACTGGCAAGGTTGAACAGCCTGTCCTGGTTCACTGTTATGACACCCTTCTGCTGGAGCCAGAACAGACTCAGGACATAAGCCCCTATAAGGGCCAGTGCGAGCTTCATTAGTTTTTTCAGGGCATATCCTGTGACAAAACCCACAACGCCCCCAACCCCAATGTCACCCACCATTGCATTTACGTTGAACTCCATTTCAGTCACCTAATATCAGTCGTGCACTGGAGAATAAAACGTTTTTGCCAAAATGTTTAAATTACACGATTCCAAAATATTTCTAAAGCATAAAAGTAGGTGTGAAAGCCATGACGACCCCGATGGAGAGGCTCAAAAACAAGATAACAAAGGAAGTCCTGTGGCTCTACATCCTCCGGCTCCTAAAGGAGAGGCCAATGTACGCTTACGAGCTCAAGGAGAGGATAAAGGAAGCCTTCAACTTCGAGCCCGCAACAGTCAGTTCGTACGTCGTTCTCTACAAGCTGGAGAAGGAAGGATACGTTACCGCAGAATGGCAGGAGAGTGAGACGGGAAAACCGTCCAGGAAGTACTACAGACTCACCCCTGAGGGGGAGAAGCTCCTGGAGGAAGGCATAGCTTTTCTTGAGAATATGCTCTCAAAGCTCAGGGAGTGAATTTTCATAAGTTTTTCCAGAAGTTTTTTCAGTTCGACAACACAAGCACCTAGAAAAGTGCAAAAGGGAAACCTTTGAGGGCTAAAGCCCTCAGCGTCCCATTCCACCACGCGGCTCTCTCGCCTTCGGGCGGAGACCCTTGTAGCCGCACTTCCTGCACTTCTTGGCCTTCCACGGGTTGGTAGCGCCGCAGCGCATGCAGATGTACTTCCTAAAGATTCTGGCCTCAGCCTCTGGGAATCTCGCCATCGTGATCACCTCATGATCTTAATCCAACACACCTATCCCCACGGACTTTTAAAGCTTTGGTGCGGGGGACGGGATTCGAACCCGCGCAGCCCTGCGGCAGCGGATCTTAAGTCCGCCCCCTTTGGCCAGGCTCGGGCACCCCCGCGCGAGGGTGAGTAAAGCGAGGGGAATTAAAAGCTTTCCCCTCAGGTTCTGATGATCCTCATCTCAAAGTCTTCAACAGGAACCTTGAAGTCCTCCCTGCTCTCTATCTCCTTTCTGTTGTAGAGCATTTCCCTAGCGAGTATCCAGTAGATGAGCGCGAGGGCCTTCCTCCCCTTGTTGTTGGTAGGTATGGCGACATCGACGTAGCTGAGGAAGTTTTCGGTATCAACGAGGGCAACTATCGGAATTCCTATCTCGATGGCCTCCTTCATGGCCTGGTGGTCGGCCCTCGGGTCGGTGACTATGAGGACGTCGGGCTCCATAAAGTTCTTGACCTGCGGGTTGGTCATAGTTCCGGGCAGGAAGCGTCCCGGAATGGCCCTGGCACCGGTAACGTCACCGAACTTCTTGACCGGCTTCTGACCGTAGAGCCTGACGCTGACGGCGA
This window of the Thermococcus thermotolerans genome carries:
- a CDS encoding FUN14 domain-containing protein, which codes for MEFNVNAMVGDIGVGGVVGFVTGYALKKLMKLALALIGAYVLSLFWLQQKGVITVNQDRLFNLASGWTSEIIGLSDKVLGILPGTGAFVVGFYLGFQKG
- a CDS encoding PadR family transcriptional regulator, with the translated sequence MTTPMERLKNKITKEVLWLYILRLLKERPMYAYELKERIKEAFNFEPATVSSYVVLYKLEKEGYVTAEWQESETGKPSRKYYRLTPEGEKLLEEGIAFLENMLSKLRE
- a CDS encoding 50S ribosomal protein L40e yields the protein MARFPEAEARIFRKYICMRCGATNPWKAKKCRKCGYKGLRPKAREPRGGMGR
- the rpsB gene encoding 30S ribosomal protein S2, producing MEEYLVPLDQYLAAGVHIGTQQKTQDMKKFIYRVRQDGLYVLDVRKTDERLRIAGKFLAKFDPANILAVSVRLYGQKPVKKFGDVTGARAIPGRFLPGTMTNPQVKNFMEPDVLIVTDPRADHQAMKEAIEIGIPIVALVDTENFLSYVDVAIPTNNKGRKALALIYWILAREMLYNRKEIESREDFKVPVEDFEMRIIRT